Below is a window of Brachyspira hampsonii DNA.
ATTTTTTTTAACATGATTAAGTTCTCCTTTTTCCAATTAAATATCAAATTTATTTATAAAAAATAATTTGTATCTCTGCTAACTAGCAGTTAGTTTATTATTTATAAACTAACTGCTATAACATAATTTTATTTTGCTATTTCTATACCTGTAGAATTATTCAATTCTTTAGCAACATTTTCCATAGTTTTTGCAGGATCCGCATTATTATTAACTAAATCCTGATAAGCTGATTCCATTAAAGTTTGTGCATCTGGAAATGCTTCTGTATATTTTGCTACCAAAGGCATTTCTTTACTTAATTGAGGTATTAATTCATTGAAACCTTTACCAAAATAAGGATCTTCTTCATAGAATTCTTCTTCTTCATAAACAGGTGTATATGCTGGTAATAATCCGTATTTTTTGAAAGCTATCATTTGATTTTCTACACTCAATATAGCATTTTTAGCAAATTCTAAAGTAGCTGTCTGTTTTACAGGATCTCCGCAATTTATTATACTGCCTGAAGCCCCGCCCCATATAGAAGTTCTTTTCTGTCCTTCAACTAATACAGGTAGGAAAGTAGCTTTCCATTTTCCTTTCATTTCTGGTGCTTGATCTTTTAAAGTACCTCCCCACCATATTCCATAAGGAATAGTAGCTATATCATCTGTTTTTGAGGCTCTTATAGTTCCTGTCCAATCTGTTGTATCAAAAGCTATACCTTCATTTACAAATCTCTGTATTAATTTAGCTCCTTCTATACCAGCTTCTGAAGCAATAGCTATTTTTCCGTCTTTAGAAAAATAATCTGTACCTAGCTGAAGCATAGTAGCTCTTATAAGAGATGAAAATCCTACAGTATAAGGGAAACCTATCATCTTAGTATTAGGCAAAGCAGCCTGAAGTTTTTTTCCTGCCTCTATAAAGTCGTCCCAAGTTACTATACTATTAATATCTATACCAGCTTTTTCAAATAAATCTGCTCTATAAAATAATACAGCAGGAGCTATTCCCCAAGGCATAACTACTTGCTTACCTGTAGAATCAAAACTTGTAGATATTTTTGAAGGTTCTACAACATTGCTCCAATTATCAGGCATTTGATCTTTCAAATCTAAAAAGTATTGATGATATTGTTCAGTTATCAATGCTATATCAGGATCCTCTATTTGTACATAGTTAGGCAACTCAGAATTTCCGCCTAAAGTAACAAATAATTTTTGTTTTAAAGCTGGAGGACCTCCAAACTCAGTAACATTAACTTTAATTTTTGGATATTTAGCATTAAAAGAAGAAATAGTATCTTCTAAATGATTAGCCCCTATATTCCAAGCCCATACTTCTATGGTAGTTTCTGTATCCGGAGTTATTTCTGTCCAAGCATCAGCATTGGTATTAGATGTCTTTTTAGAGCATGAAATAATAGCCAAAATACTGAATACAATAACAAGTATTTTTTTTAACATAATCATATTCTCCTTTTTTTATTAATATATTTTATAAAATAAGCTAAATATCAGTTTCATTAGTAAAATATAATAACTATA
It encodes the following:
- a CDS encoding ABC transporter substrate-binding protein; this translates as MLKKILVIVFSILAIISCSKKTSNTNADAWTEITPDTETTIEVWAWNIGANHLEDTISSFNAKYPKIKVNVTEFGGPPALKQKLFVTLGGNSELPNYVQIEDPDIALITEQYHQYFLDLKDQMPDNWSNVVEPSKISTSFDSTGKQVVMPWGIAPAVLFYRADLFEKAGIDINSIVTWDDFIEAGKKLQAALPNTKMIGFPYTVGFSSLIRATMLQLGTDYFSKDGKIAIASEAGIEGAKLIQRFVNEGIAFDTTDWTGTIRASKTDDIATIPYGIWWGGTLKDQAPEMKGKWKATFLPVLVEGQKRTSIWGGASGSIINCGDPVKQTATLEFAKNAILSVENQMIAFKKYGLLPAYTPVYEEEEFYEEDPYFGKGFNELIPQLSKEMPLVAKYTEAFPDAQTLMESAYQDLVNNNADPAKTMENVAKELNNSTGIEIAK